GCTTTCGCTCATCAATCCCATCCATGCGCTGAGCGGTCTGGTAACCTTGCTGATGACCGCCATCGCGGGCGTCGGCATCATTTACAGCACCCCGGCCAAACGTTTTGTATTGGGGATAGATGCGATCATCCTGATCCTGCTGTATAGCCTGCTGATGACCGCTTTGTACACGATGGGATGACAGGGGAACAACATTCTGATGAATACCGCTTGTAATTGAGGAACTATGTTTGCCCGCAAAACGGCTGTCAGGGGAGTATTACCCGTCCCGGACAGGATATTTGTCGCATTACCCCCCATATAATGTCACATTTGTACAATTTTATATGGCACTCGTTCATTTAAATTTGTGTCATCAAAATATTATATGGAAGCAACAACAAACACAGCGCCTCATATTCCCTCCAGTTCGTTCTGGAAAGAGTTGGGGAATGCCATCCGGGGTACGGAAGCTGACTATACGCAGATCAGCATCAGGAAAGCTATCTTCCTGCTGGCCATACCCATGATCCTTGAACTGGTGATGGAATCTGCCTTTGCGGTAGTGGACATATATTTCGTGGGCCGCCTTGGCCCGTCCGCCGTGGCAACGGTGGGGCTGACGGAAACTTACCTGTTCCTTTTATATTCCATTGCGATGGGGCTTTCCATGGCGGTGACCGCTATCATTGCCAGGAGGATCGGGGAAAAGAAAGGGGCAGACGCAGGGGCTTCGGCCGTTCAGTCTATTTTCCTCGCCATCCTGTCTTCCATTCCTTTCGCCATCGGCGGCATTTTCTTCGCAAAAGAATTGCTGACCCTGATGGGGGCTGACCAGTGGAGCATAGACCACGGCTACCGGTACACACAATGGATGCTCGGCGGTAATGGCGTGATCATGCTGTTATTCGTGATCAATGCCATCTTCCGGGGAGCCGGAGACGCGGCCATTGCCATGCGCGTGCTATGGATCGCCAATGGCATCAATATTATCCTGGACCCGATACTTATCTTCGGATGGGGCCCGTTCCCCGCCATGGGTATAGAAGGTGCCGCCATCGCCACTAACGTCGGCAGGGGGATTGGTGTTGCCACACAGCTGTGGCTGCTCTTCAAAGGCGGGAAACACATCCGTGTAACACTCGCCCAGCTTTACTGGGATGCAAAAACCATCATGAACATTATCCGCACATCACTGGGCGGTGTAGGGCAAATGATCGTGGGCATGACCTCCTGGATCTTCCTGATGCGGATCATGGCCGATGTGGGCAGCGAAGCCGTAGCAGGCTCCACCATCGCCCTGCGTATCATGATGTTCACCATGATGCCGGCATGGGGATTATCAAACGCCGCCGCAACACTGGTCGGCCAGAACCTCGGCGCCGGTGCGCCGGACCGCGCGGAGGCCTCCATCTGGAAGATCGGCGTTTATAATATGATCTTCCTGGTTGGTGTTTCCTTTGTGTATTTCTTCTTCCCCCAGTCGCTGATGAGCATTTTCACGGACGATGCGAAAGTAATAGCCATCGGCGGGGAATGGCTGCGCATACTCTCCTACTCCTATTTTGTGTACGGATGGTGGATGGTATCAGTACAGGCCTTTAACGGTGCCGGTGATACCAAAACACCCACCAAGATCAATGTGGTGTTCTTCTGGCTGATACAAATACCGCTATGCTACTTCCTCGCGATCAAACTTGGGTGGGAACATTCAGGGGTATTCTGGGGCGTGTTCATATCGGAGACCTCCGTAGGTATATTCACGCTCTGGCTGTTCACGAGGGGAAAATGGAAAACCGCTATGGTATAATATAAAGTTGACTTTATACAAAACGGCGGGAAAACAGCGCACCGAATGGTCTGTTTTCCCGCCGTTTTATTTTTGTCATGCATCTAAGCCAGCTTCTTCAGCAGCTTCATCCCGAAGCCGGGCCCTTCCGATACTTTCAGTTTCCCATTTACGATCCTGTAGCCGCTGAAATCCACATCATCCGTAACACAGGTCACGCCTTCTATCGTGACCACATTTCCCAGCCCGGCCGCAAGATGCGCCGTATAGTTCGTTTTCAGGAAAGTGCCCCAGGCATGGGGACTGGCTAAAGTTTTATTGCGGATAAGCTCGGGCATCAACCTTACCCAGCTGGAGAATCCGTAACCGTAGGTATCCGGCAGATACACATCCAGAATACCTTCTTTGCCCAGCTGCATGCACAACTCATGGTCCGGCTGATATTCCCCATCCGCATACAGCGTTTGCCGGTAACCGTTATCATTCATCCATTTGCGGAAGTCCCGGGCCAAACCGGCTTCCTCATGGAATGGTTCCTCAAACCATACGAGCGGCACATCTTTCAGCCCTGTCATGAAGGCCTTTGCGTCATCCAGACTGTAGCCGTTGTTGGCATCGACCAATACACCGGTATCCTTACCAAACGCTGCCTGGATCCTGTTCACAATGTCAATATCCGTTTGCAGGCCTTTGTCGTGCGGGTACCATTTAAAACCGCGGCCGATCTTCACCTTCAACTGGCGGTACCCGTAGTCATAGTCCCAACGGCAATTTTCCATTACTTTATCAAGGCCGGCCGGGTTGCCGGAAGGTTCCAGTTCATCTAGGTAGATCATCCCGCTATACACCGGTGTTTCAAGGTCTCCTTTAGCGCCCAGCAGCTGGTACACCGGTTTATTCAGGACAACGCCGCAGAGATCGAACAGGGCTATGTCTGCATGCCGCGGCGTAGCCGCCAGGATGCCATTTTGCGGGTCTATGAGTGCAGACAGCGGTTTACCCACAATAGCCGAGGCTTCTTCCTGATTACGAAAACCGGTTTGTCCCCATCCGGTGGCGCCTTTATCCGTCACGATCTGCAGCACCCTTTCCCGGTGGTGCTGACCATGTACATCCAGCTTGGCGTTCTTGCCTACGAGTCTTGGCCAGTGGAAGTTCACCTCGCCCATATGCACAGCAGCTATTTTGTGGGCATTCAGCTCCGGATAGCGTTCTGCTACGCCCAAAGCGGTCTCCGGGCTTATAGCGCGGCCGGCAAAAAGGCTTTCAGGCAACAAGGCCGTACCAAGGCCGGCGAGAGATACAGATCTGATGAAATGCTTTCTGTTCATAACAGTGGGTTATATGTTTTTGATATGGAAATAATAGGGTGTCATGTGTGTTCGCACACCAAAATAGTAAAAAGGCGGTCAATAACAAACCTGTATTACTCCTTTCGGCAATCACGGAAGCGGGGGAAGTTGACATGGTGCCGGAAAGGCGCTGACGGCCGGTAAGACCAGGGTCACCCGCCCGCATGCGTCAGGCGGGCGACCCTGGTGATTTTCAAAACATGCTACCTTTCCGCAGTCACCAGTGACAATCTGGGCACTGTCTCCAATTGGTCAGCATACTGAAAACGGTACCGGCTGGTTTCGTGGTTGCTCCAGTCGATGTTCGCCCGCATGATTGCCCTCAAGCCCTCTACATACCGGATTATCTCCAGGTTGGTCTTTTCTTCGAAATCCGGCAGCGTGGCTGTCAAGCGGATAAACCGGCGGACTTGCTGGTCATGGATCCCGATGGTCCTGGCAATTGCCCTGGGCATCGATAATCGTTTTTCATGCGCCAGTATGGTCACCAGGTTGTGGTATTCTCCCATCTCGCGTTCCTTGGCGAGTGAAAAGAGGTCATTGGCCCAGCAGACGGTATTACGGCAAATCTCCGTCAGCTCCACCAGCACCGGGTGTTGCCAGGCAGTATCCGGCAAGGTGATCCGGTCGATCATCTCTATACAATCCGTTGCTACATTCGCCGCTCCAATGTATTGCCGGCGGCTCATGTAATCCTCCAACGGAGGCCAGACGCCGGCCTCAATGTTCTTGTGCTGCCAGAGCGCCGCATGGAAAATGCGCCACAGGCTTTTTTTGTATTTTTCTATCCATTGGGGCGTTCCCAGTTTAAGAATCCTTTCCCAAAGGTCCGCCAGTGCAGCAAAAACCGGTTCATTGCTCCCGTGGCCCACAGCGGGGTCGTTTAAAATGGCGACGAAGATCTGGGAGAATTTCTCTACGGAGCCGCTGTCATGGCCGCCGGATACCATGGCATCATTTTGATCCAGAAAATCATCTACCAGAAACAACAGCGTGTTCAGATCGGAATAAGCGCAAAGCGTTTCCAAGTCTGCATTCGGGAACATCCGGGCCACCATATAGGCATACCCCTGATTCCGGTAAAGCCGGATCTGCTCTTCAGATTGCAACAGCCTGAACCGGC
This genomic stretch from Chitinophaga sp. XS-30 harbors:
- a CDS encoding MATE family efflux transporter; the encoded protein is MEATTNTAPHIPSSSFWKELGNAIRGTEADYTQISIRKAIFLLAIPMILELVMESAFAVVDIYFVGRLGPSAVATVGLTETYLFLLYSIAMGLSMAVTAIIARRIGEKKGADAGASAVQSIFLAILSSIPFAIGGIFFAKELLTLMGADQWSIDHGYRYTQWMLGGNGVIMLLFVINAIFRGAGDAAIAMRVLWIANGINIILDPILIFGWGPFPAMGIEGAAIATNVGRGIGVATQLWLLFKGGKHIRVTLAQLYWDAKTIMNIIRTSLGGVGQMIVGMTSWIFLMRIMADVGSEAVAGSTIALRIMMFTMMPAWGLSNAAATLVGQNLGAGAPDRAEASIWKIGVYNMIFLVGVSFVYFFFPQSLMSIFTDDAKVIAIGGEWLRILSYSYFVYGWWMVSVQAFNGAGDTKTPTKINVVFFWLIQIPLCYFLAIKLGWEHSGVFWGVFISETSVGIFTLWLFTRGKWKTAMV
- a CDS encoding mandelate racemase/muconate lactonizing enzyme family protein, which translates into the protein MNRKHFIRSVSLAGLGTALLPESLFAGRAISPETALGVAERYPELNAHKIAAVHMGEVNFHWPRLVGKNAKLDVHGQHHRERVLQIVTDKGATGWGQTGFRNQEEASAIVGKPLSALIDPQNGILAATPRHADIALFDLCGVVLNKPVYQLLGAKGDLETPVYSGMIYLDELEPSGNPAGLDKVMENCRWDYDYGYRQLKVKIGRGFKWYPHDKGLQTDIDIVNRIQAAFGKDTGVLVDANNGYSLDDAKAFMTGLKDVPLVWFEEPFHEEAGLARDFRKWMNDNGYRQTLYADGEYQPDHELCMQLGKEGILDVYLPDTYGYGFSSWVRLMPELIRNKTLASPHAWGTFLKTNYTAHLAAGLGNVVTIEGVTCVTDDVDFSGYRIVNGKLKVSEGPGFGMKLLKKLA